From Catenulispora sp. MAP5-51, the proteins below share one genomic window:
- a CDS encoding SpvB/TcaC N-terminal domain-containing protein has protein sequence MSAASSSSPTQGSATSGSDYASADAASGWQPAPGGPPPPPAVTLPKGGGAVTDIGEKFSAGAATGTGTLTIPVTTSSGRAGSGPSLSLSYDSGSGNGPFGLGWTVALPAITRKTNRGLPHFQDDPDEDTFLLSGSEDLVPIRTEQDGSWRQTPTRRSEGGRDYLVQGYRPRIEGLFSRIERWRDRATGETHWRTMSSANVTTFYGATTESRISDPADPSRVFSWLICATHDDTGSVSRYEYGTEDSVGVDTTLPSEQNRTERSRSANRYLKRIRYGNTEPWWPDVAALRADHDRRIGWLFEVVFDYGDHRADSPMPAPDRPWPVRPDPFSNSRAGFEVRTYRRCHRVLMFHHFPDEPEVGADCLVASTDLAYADTGGSGMTTIAAVTHTGYRRHDGGCLSRSLPPLELSYSRPAVGSEVRTLSPQTLAELPFGVDGSAYQWVDLDGEGLTGVLAKQGSAWYYRQNLGEGRFTPSRLLATQPASVGAVGAEGQERLLDLSGDGRLEFTELEGPLAGYYERAGDDGWHPFRPFPSHPNIAWDDPDLRLVDLDGDGLADVLITGDGAFTWYPSLGLEGFGPARRTYSADPWSEERGPRLVLSDPEQSVYLGDMTGDGLPDLIRVWDGEVCYWPNTGYGRFGAKVTMDDSPQLDHPGSFDQRRVRLADVDGTGCTDLIYLGVDGVRVYLNRSGNGYGPPHLLPQGFPGLDTLAHVTVVDLLGHGTACLVWSSPLAGEAGRQVRYVDLMAAGKPYLLTGIVNNLGAETVVRYSPSTQFSLADQAAGRPWLTRLPFPVHVVERVETIDRVNQTRFTTRHAYHQGYFDGFEREFRGFGMVEQWDTEELAVLEAGSGSFMNQDSATDLPPVLTRTWMHTGVFPDDHWISRQYARDYWRQPGGGDPDLPDTALPTTLRRPGHAPRPWRLSRTEAREACRALKGLPLRTEVYALDGSEAEPRPYQVTEHNYTIELLQPAIAAVPDGPQNYHAVLLTHARESVTAQYERTLYRVANGELRADPRITHDLVLAIDDFGNPLRSATAAYGRLHPDPLLRAADQAAQARQRLVHTDSDYTNAVELPDAHRTPQAASVRAFEVVGARPARRLFGFEELRDALNAIAVEIPFQDWDADPAMLSGAPVRRLTAHSVVLYRRDDLSGPLPFGVLESLALPYRSRHQVFTDSLVEELYGGAVDAAMLERAGYLRDSGSWWLPSGKVFYSPGSADGAAAELDYARRHFFLPRRYADAFGNVTSVDYDRYDLLVRQTRDALGNLVTAGERDEADEITADGNDYRVLAPRLVSDANRNRGAVAFDVLGRVAGTATMGKPEEALGDSLDGFEADPSPAVVEAYFADPFAHAHALLGRATMRVLYDPDSYRRSGGYQPARVSQLARETHVSDLEPGQRTRLQPRFSYSDGFGREIQRKGQAAPGPLFAGGPELERRWIASGWTVFNNKGKAVRTYEPFFTATPGFEFAIMVGVSPVVFYDPAQRVVATITPDGGYGKTTFDPWHNDVHDTSDTVLLDPREDPDIAPFVGRYLAGLSEQPGGWATWYARRVGGDLGRAAQRAAEQTARHAAGTPTRSWFDALGRTFLVVEHNRVSAAGQDELVDQYCRTLGLLDIQGNQHEVRDALDRAAMRYSYAMIGGAIASAGMDIGGGRKLPDVLGKPVYARDSRDFEVRSEYDVLHRPVRQYVAGPDIEGRALTKVTEYGESLGDAQARNLRGRAARLHDGVGITVTTGYDFKGNVLGSTRQLAQPYAGIALDWSADVPLEPRSYASSSGYDALNRPISLRTPDDSVQLPAYDAAGRLESLAARLRGSVTATTFAAKIEYNARGQRTLVRHGNGTSTAYSYDPQTFRLVRLVTLRGRRRLQDLRYTYDPAGNPTQISDRAQQDTFFRNQVVSPTSRYVYDALYRLVEASGREHLGQTAMPAQSVPSGATGIPAAEQPGDGSAMARYTERYTYDAVGNPLLVRHRSSDRARGSWRRTYEYDEPSLLEPGRSGNRLSGTGPGSGPGRSEVPLARLGYDEQGNTTSMPELPVMRWDYADRLHATSRHGDAAVGHDRTYYGYDATGQRVRKVTERRAGDRKHERLYLGGFEILREYGSDGALSLERETLHVFDDKQRLALVETRTVGTDPGPSELIRFQLADHQDSSVLELDEGGQVISYEEYHPYGTTAYQAVRTGVETPKRYRYTGQERDTETGLYYNAARYYVPWLARWLSPDPAGLTDGPNLYRFVRDNPVRWTDASGRDPDDDQVCSCSSSQASGGEDLNYTPAGNVEGAGELNYTPADTSSSSDTLNYTPANTSSASDELNYTPANTSSASDALNYTPASSSSSSSSSGSSSSSSSSSSSSSGSSSSVSTSTPVMAAGVFLPSGGYKYASSVANWLRRQASKTFGEELVESMESGIHSPQVEEFIDRYGLDTAQDLAEGYAETGKFVTLEEEEEGLESAWEVTHGESMSSTPQAATESGNLGLMSEVDHAAGDHVNDFTKNPAEFRNPDYNVNAEAQTELGEGQLEIVADDEGLGMTGEDTSKAIDYLGESSSEVTTTEEIFEGTETIVEVAEVGEGLELTDLLVLLLFL, from the coding sequence ATGTCAGCGGCGTCGTCGTCATCGCCGACGCAGGGGTCGGCGACGTCCGGCAGCGACTACGCGTCCGCCGACGCGGCGAGCGGGTGGCAGCCAGCTCCCGGCGGTCCGCCGCCACCGCCCGCGGTGACCCTGCCGAAAGGCGGCGGAGCCGTCACCGACATCGGGGAGAAGTTCTCGGCCGGCGCCGCGACCGGGACCGGAACCCTGACCATCCCGGTGACGACCAGCTCGGGCCGGGCGGGTTCCGGGCCGTCGCTGAGCCTGTCCTACGACTCGGGCAGCGGTAATGGACCGTTCGGGCTGGGCTGGACCGTGGCGCTGCCGGCGATCACCCGGAAGACTAACCGGGGACTTCCCCACTTCCAGGACGACCCGGACGAGGACACGTTCCTGCTGTCCGGCTCGGAAGACCTGGTGCCGATCCGGACCGAGCAGGATGGTAGCTGGCGCCAGACGCCGACCCGCCGTTCCGAGGGCGGCCGGGACTACCTGGTCCAGGGCTACCGGCCCCGGATCGAAGGGCTGTTCTCGCGCATCGAGCGCTGGCGTGATCGGGCCACCGGCGAGACGCATTGGCGCACGATGTCCAGCGCCAACGTGACCACCTTCTACGGTGCTACCACCGAGAGCCGGATCTCCGACCCCGCCGATCCGTCCCGCGTGTTCAGCTGGCTGATCTGCGCGACCCACGACGACACCGGAAGCGTCTCCCGGTACGAGTACGGGACCGAGGACAGTGTCGGCGTCGACACCACGCTGCCGAGCGAGCAGAACCGCACCGAGCGTTCCCGGTCAGCGAACCGGTATCTCAAGCGCATCCGCTACGGCAACACCGAGCCGTGGTGGCCGGATGTCGCAGCCCTGCGCGCCGACCACGACCGGCGCATCGGCTGGCTGTTCGAGGTGGTGTTCGACTACGGCGACCACCGCGCCGACAGCCCGATGCCGGCACCGGACCGGCCCTGGCCGGTCCGCCCCGACCCGTTCTCCAACAGCCGGGCGGGTTTCGAGGTCCGTACCTACCGCCGGTGTCACCGCGTGTTGATGTTCCACCACTTCCCCGACGAACCGGAAGTCGGCGCGGACTGCCTGGTCGCCTCCACCGACCTGGCCTACGCCGACACCGGCGGCAGCGGTATGACGACCATCGCGGCGGTCACGCACACCGGCTACCGGCGGCACGACGGCGGCTGTCTGTCCCGCTCACTGCCGCCGCTCGAACTCAGCTACAGCAGACCCGCGGTCGGGAGCGAAGTCCGTACCCTGAGTCCGCAGACGTTGGCCGAACTGCCCTTCGGCGTGGACGGCTCGGCCTATCAGTGGGTCGACCTCGACGGCGAGGGCCTGACAGGCGTCCTGGCCAAGCAGGGGAGCGCCTGGTACTACCGGCAAAATCTCGGTGAGGGCCGGTTCACGCCCTCCCGGCTGCTGGCCACGCAGCCCGCCTCGGTCGGGGCTGTCGGGGCGGAGGGTCAGGAGCGGCTGCTCGACCTGTCCGGGGACGGGCGTCTGGAGTTCACCGAGCTCGAGGGTCCGCTGGCCGGGTACTACGAGCGCGCTGGGGACGACGGCTGGCATCCGTTCCGTCCGTTCCCCTCCCATCCGAACATCGCCTGGGACGACCCCGACCTGCGCCTGGTCGACCTGGACGGCGACGGCCTCGCGGACGTGCTGATCACCGGGGACGGCGCGTTCACCTGGTACCCGTCACTGGGACTGGAAGGCTTCGGGCCGGCGCGGCGGACCTACAGCGCCGACCCGTGGAGCGAGGAGCGCGGGCCGCGTCTGGTGTTGTCCGACCCCGAGCAGAGCGTCTACCTCGGCGATATGACCGGCGACGGCCTTCCGGACCTGATCCGGGTCTGGGACGGCGAGGTCTGCTACTGGCCGAACACCGGCTACGGCCGGTTCGGCGCCAAGGTGACGATGGACGACAGTCCGCAGCTGGACCACCCGGGCTCCTTCGACCAACGCCGCGTCCGGCTCGCCGACGTCGACGGCACCGGCTGCACGGACCTGATCTATCTGGGCGTCGACGGCGTGCGGGTGTACCTCAACCGGTCGGGCAACGGCTACGGGCCGCCCCACCTGCTGCCGCAAGGCTTTCCCGGGCTGGACACGCTGGCCCACGTGACGGTCGTGGACCTGCTCGGCCACGGTACGGCGTGCCTGGTCTGGTCCTCGCCGCTGGCGGGCGAGGCCGGACGGCAGGTGCGGTACGTCGATCTGATGGCCGCCGGCAAGCCCTATCTGCTCACCGGCATCGTCAACAACCTCGGCGCCGAGACCGTGGTCCGGTACAGCCCGTCCACGCAATTCTCGCTCGCCGACCAGGCAGCCGGCCGGCCCTGGCTCACCCGGCTGCCGTTCCCGGTCCACGTGGTGGAACGGGTCGAGACCATCGACCGGGTCAACCAGACCAGGTTCACCACGCGGCACGCCTACCACCAGGGCTACTTCGACGGGTTCGAGCGGGAGTTCCGCGGGTTCGGCATGGTCGAGCAGTGGGACACCGAAGAGCTGGCCGTGCTCGAGGCCGGTTCCGGAAGCTTCATGAACCAGGATTCTGCGACGGACCTGCCGCCGGTCCTCACCCGGACCTGGATGCACACCGGAGTGTTCCCCGACGACCACTGGATCAGCAGGCAGTACGCGCGGGACTACTGGCGCCAGCCCGGCGGCGGCGACCCGGACCTGCCGGACACCGCGCTGCCGACCACGCTCCGGCGGCCCGGGCACGCGCCGCGCCCGTGGCGGCTGTCGCGGACCGAGGCCAGGGAGGCGTGTCGGGCGCTGAAGGGCTTGCCGCTGCGGACCGAGGTGTACGCGCTCGACGGAAGCGAGGCGGAGCCGCGGCCGTACCAGGTGACGGAGCACAACTACACCATCGAACTGCTGCAACCGGCCATCGCCGCGGTTCCCGATGGCCCGCAGAACTACCACGCGGTGTTGCTCACCCACGCCCGGGAAAGCGTTACCGCGCAATATGAGCGCACTCTGTACCGCGTCGCGAACGGTGAACTGCGCGCCGATCCGCGGATCACGCACGACCTGGTGCTGGCGATCGACGACTTCGGCAATCCGCTGCGGAGCGCGACGGCGGCATACGGCCGGCTTCACCCCGATCCTTTGCTGAGGGCCGCCGATCAGGCTGCACAGGCGCGGCAGCGCCTTGTCCACACTGACAGCGACTACACCAACGCGGTCGAGCTGCCGGACGCACACCGGACGCCGCAAGCAGCCTCGGTTCGCGCCTTCGAAGTGGTCGGGGCGCGTCCGGCGCGGCGGCTGTTCGGGTTCGAGGAGTTGCGGGACGCGCTGAACGCGATAGCGGTCGAGATTCCGTTCCAGGACTGGGATGCCGATCCGGCGATGCTGTCCGGTGCGCCGGTACGTCGGCTGACCGCTCACTCGGTCGTGTTGTACCGTCGCGACGACCTGTCCGGGCCTCTGCCGTTCGGCGTGCTGGAATCCCTGGCGCTGCCGTATCGCAGTCGGCATCAGGTTTTCACGGACAGCCTGGTTGAGGAGCTTTATGGCGGCGCCGTGGACGCCGCGATGCTGGAGCGGGCCGGATACCTGCGTGACAGCGGGAGTTGGTGGCTGCCGTCCGGGAAGGTGTTCTACTCCCCGGGGTCGGCCGACGGAGCGGCCGCCGAACTGGACTACGCGCGGCGGCACTTCTTCCTCCCGCGCCGCTACGCCGACGCGTTCGGCAACGTCACGAGCGTCGATTACGACCGGTACGACCTGCTGGTGCGGCAGACCAGGGATGCCCTCGGCAATCTCGTCACCGCGGGCGAACGCGACGAGGCCGACGAGATCACCGCCGACGGCAACGACTATCGGGTGCTCGCGCCGCGGCTGGTCAGCGATGCGAACCGCAACCGGGGCGCGGTGGCGTTCGACGTGCTCGGCCGGGTCGCCGGCACCGCCACGATGGGCAAGCCGGAGGAAGCGCTCGGCGACAGCCTGGACGGCTTCGAGGCCGACCCGTCGCCGGCGGTCGTCGAGGCCTACTTCGCCGACCCGTTCGCCCACGCGCACGCGCTGCTCGGTCGCGCGACCATGCGCGTGCTCTACGATCCGGACAGCTACCGCCGCAGCGGCGGGTACCAGCCTGCGCGGGTATCCCAGCTGGCCAGGGAAACGCATGTCAGCGATCTTGAGCCCGGGCAGCGGACCAGGCTCCAACCGCGCTTCAGCTACTCCGACGGGTTCGGCCGCGAGATTCAGCGCAAGGGGCAGGCCGCTCCCGGCCCGCTGTTCGCCGGTGGTCCAGAGCTTGAGCGCCGGTGGATCGCCAGCGGCTGGACCGTGTTCAACAACAAGGGCAAGGCGGTCCGTACCTACGAGCCGTTCTTCACGGCCACACCGGGGTTCGAGTTCGCGATCATGGTCGGGGTCAGCCCGGTGGTGTTCTACGATCCGGCCCAGCGGGTGGTGGCCACGATCACCCCGGACGGAGGGTATGGCAAGACCACCTTCGATCCCTGGCACAACGATGTCCACGACACGTCCGACACCGTGTTGCTCGATCCGCGTGAGGATCCTGATATCGCCCCCTTCGTGGGCCGCTATTTGGCAGGGCTCAGTGAGCAGCCCGGCGGCTGGGCGACGTGGTACGCGCGTCGCGTCGGCGGGGACCTCGGCCGAGCCGCGCAGCGGGCTGCTGAGCAGACGGCTCGGCATGCCGCCGGCACTCCGACGCGGAGCTGGTTCGACGCGCTCGGGCGGACGTTCCTGGTCGTCGAGCACAACCGAGTGTCCGCGGCGGGGCAGGACGAGCTGGTCGATCAGTACTGCCGGACGCTCGGCCTGCTCGACATCCAAGGCAACCAGCACGAGGTGCGTGATGCGCTCGATCGGGCGGCCATGCGCTACAGCTATGCGATGATCGGCGGCGCGATCGCCAGTGCGGGTATGGACATCGGCGGGGGCCGGAAACTGCCGGACGTGCTCGGCAAGCCTGTCTACGCTCGCGACTCCCGGGACTTCGAGGTGCGTAGCGAGTATGACGTGCTGCATCGGCCCGTACGCCAATATGTGGCTGGGCCGGATATCGAAGGCAGGGCACTGACGAAGGTCACCGAGTACGGCGAGTCTCTCGGCGATGCGCAGGCGCGCAACCTGCGGGGCCGGGCGGCCCGGCTGCACGACGGAGTCGGCATCACGGTCACCACTGGCTATGACTTCAAGGGGAACGTGCTCGGCTCGACCCGACAGCTCGCGCAGCCCTATGCGGGTATCGCCCTGGACTGGTCGGCGGACGTGCCGTTGGAGCCGCGCTCATACGCCTCTTCCTCTGGTTACGATGCGCTGAACCGGCCCATCAGCCTGAGGACGCCGGACGACAGCGTGCAGCTGCCCGCTTACGATGCCGCCGGGCGGCTGGAGAGCCTTGCCGCGCGGCTGCGCGGGAGCGTCACAGCGACCACGTTCGCTGCGAAGATCGAGTACAACGCGCGCGGTCAGCGCACGCTGGTGCGCCATGGCAACGGGACGTCGACTGCTTATTCGTACGATCCGCAGACGTTCCGCCTGGTCCGGCTGGTTACGCTGCGCGGGCGTCGGCGCTTGCAGGACCTGCGGTACACGTACGACCCGGCCGGCAATCCGACGCAGATCAGCGATCGTGCGCAGCAGGACACGTTCTTCCGCAACCAGGTGGTCAGCCCGACGTCGCGGTACGTCTATGACGCGCTGTACCGGCTTGTCGAGGCGTCCGGGCGGGAGCATCTGGGACAGACCGCGATGCCTGCGCAGTCGGTGCCGTCGGGCGCGACCGGGATTCCGGCCGCCGAGCAGCCGGGCGACGGGTCCGCGATGGCTCGGTATACCGAGCGGTACACGTATGACGCGGTGGGCAACCCGCTGCTCGTCAGGCACCGCTCGTCCGATCGGGCGCGCGGCAGTTGGCGCAGGACGTACGAGTACGACGAGCCGAGCCTGCTGGAGCCCGGCCGGTCGGGCAACCGGCTCTCCGGCACCGGCCCCGGCAGCGGCCCCGGACGGTCGGAGGTGCCGCTGGCCCGGCTCGGCTATGACGAGCAGGGCAACACGACGTCCATGCCGGAGCTGCCGGTCATGCGGTGGGACTACGCGGACCGGCTGCACGCCACGTCCCGCCATGGTGACGCGGCGGTCGGCCACGACCGGACCTACTACGGCTATGACGCGACGGGCCAGCGGGTTCGCAAGGTGACCGAGCGGCGCGCGGGGGACAGGAAGCACGAGCGGCTGTACTTGGGCGGCTTCGAGATCCTGCGCGAATACGGCTCGGACGGCGCGCTGAGCCTGGAGCGTGAGACTCTGCACGTCTTCGACGACAAGCAGCGCCTGGCGCTGGTCGAGACGCGGACGGTCGGGACCGACCCCGGGCCGTCCGAGCTGATCCGATTCCAGCTCGCGGACCACCAGGACTCCTCGGTGCTGGAGCTGGACGAGGGCGGCCAGGTGATCAGCTATGAGGAGTACCACCCTTATGGCACGACGGCGTACCAAGCCGTCCGCACCGGAGTGGAAACGCCAAAGCGTTACCGGTACACGGGACAGGAACGCGATACGGAGACAGGGCTCTACTACAACGCGGCGCGCTACTACGTACCCTGGCTCGCCCGCTGGCTCAGCCCGGACCCCGCCGGACTGACGGACGGGCCGAACCTGTACCGGTTCGTCCGGGACAATCCGGTGCGCTGGACCGACGCCTCCGGCCGGGATCCGGATGACGACCAGGTCTGTTCCTGTTCCAGCAGCCAGGCGTCGGGCGGGGAGGATCTGAACTACACGCCCGCGGGCAATGTGGAGGGAGCCGGCGAGCTCAACTACACGCCCGCGGACACGAGCTCGTCGTCGGACACGCTGAACTACACGCCGGCGAACACCAGCTCGGCCTCGGACGAGCTGAACTACACGCCGGCGAACACGAGCTCCGCCTCGGATGCCTTGAACTACACGCCGGCCAGCTCCAGCTCCAGCTCCAGTTCATCTGGTTCCAGCTCCAGCTCCAGCTCCAGCTCCAGCTCCAGTTCTGGTTCCAGCTCCAGCGTCAGCACGAGCACCCCGGTCATGGCCGCCGGCGTCTTCCTCCCCTCCGGGGGCTACAAGTACGCCTCCAGCGTGGCGAACTGGCTGCGCAGGCAGGCCTCGAAGACGTTCGGCGAAGAACTGGTGGAATCGATGGAGTCGGGCATCCACTCCCCGCAGGTGGAGGAGTTCATCGACCGCTACGGCCTCGACACGGCGCAGGACCTCGCGGAGGGCTACGCCGAGACCGGCAAGTTCGTGACGCTGGAGGAAGAGGAGGAAGGCCTGGAGTCCGCCTGGGAGGTCACCCACGGCGAGTCGATGTCCAGCACCCCCCAGGCCGCGACGGAGTCCGGCAACCTCGGCCTGATGAGCGAGGTCGACCACGCGGCGGGCGACCACGTGAACGACTTCACCAAGAACCCCGCCGAGTTCCGCAACCCGGACTACAACGTCAACGCCGAAGCCCAGACAGAACTCGGCGAAGGCCAACTCGAAATCGTCGCCGACGACGAAGGCCTCGGCATGACCGGCGAGGACACCTCCAAAGCGATCGACTACCTCGGCGAATCCTCCTCCGAGGTGACGACGACAGAGGAGATCTTCGAGGGCACCGAGACCATCGTGGAGGTCGCCGAGGTGGGCGAGGGCCTCGAACTCACGGACCTGCTGGTGCTGCTCCTGTTCCTGTAG
- a CDS encoding nuclease-related domain-containing protein, translated as MGELTVKAWKRYGKDRLYVTYTATGGNVGYYDRQTSALHVEDPAMRYPALEALAPFLGGDISALAHAVDATPPARGTDLTNNVAGNAVRERAAELSPGRFQRIAAKLLGLRTDATSWEVGAAGERRVGSRLDRLEARGWNVLHSIPLKSGADIDHLVVGPGGVFTINTKHHPGARVTANGDFVRVNGQLNHYVRNSRHEASAAAKRLSSACRLPVGVAGVLAFVGVQSLTVKEPPADVLVVPGERLERVFLAAPQTLSPDMQQRIYAVARRGELWLA; from the coding sequence GTGGGGGAACTGACGGTCAAAGCGTGGAAGCGTTACGGCAAGGATCGCCTGTACGTCACCTACACCGCCACTGGCGGCAACGTCGGCTACTACGATCGGCAGACCAGTGCGCTGCACGTTGAAGACCCGGCCATGCGATACCCGGCACTGGAGGCGCTGGCGCCGTTCCTCGGCGGCGATATCAGTGCCTTGGCCCATGCCGTCGATGCGACTCCGCCCGCGCGCGGCACGGATCTGACGAACAACGTCGCCGGGAACGCTGTCCGGGAGCGGGCCGCGGAGCTTTCGCCGGGACGCTTTCAGCGCATCGCGGCGAAGCTCCTCGGCCTTCGGACGGATGCGACGTCCTGGGAAGTGGGTGCGGCTGGTGAACGTCGCGTCGGCAGCCGCCTTGATCGGCTTGAGGCTCGTGGTTGGAACGTCCTGCACTCCATACCGCTCAAGAGCGGCGCGGATATCGATCACCTCGTCGTCGGGCCCGGCGGCGTGTTCACGATCAACACGAAGCATCACCCCGGCGCGCGGGTTACGGCGAATGGCGACTTCGTGCGCGTCAACGGTCAGCTCAACCACTACGTCCGGAACAGCAGGCATGAAGCCTCGGCTGCTGCTAAGCGTTTGTCCTCAGCATGCCGTCTGCCTGTCGGAGTCGCCGGCGTTCTTGCCTTCGTCGGCGTCCAGTCGCTGACCGTGAAAGAACCGCCTGCGGACGTGCTCGTCGTCCCGGGAGAGCGCCTGGAGCGTGTGTTTCTCGCGGCTCCGCAGACGCTCAGCCCCGACATGCAGCAACGGATCTACGCCGTTGCGCGGCGTGGTGAGCTGTGGCTTGCCTAG
- a CDS encoding HAD family hydrolase, with amino-acid sequence MAIRGVLFDIDGTLYAFEEAEQAGLHEHLVAEGLAERFASPVEALRLWRDLKEDEYNRFLRGEVTFTGQKAMRTRRFLVAAGVADAAALTDEAAAAWFTSYAARKNRTRLAYDDAAPALDALTGRYRLGVVSNSALAHQRTKLEAIGLLGYFTEPLICSQEHGAAKPAASIFLAGCQALGLDPAEVAYVGDNYETDAVGARDAGLQAIWLDRSAGASASASADSGVPNAGIRVITSLAELKSLPDF; translated from the coding sequence ATGGCGATCCGGGGCGTGCTGTTCGATATCGACGGAACCTTGTACGCGTTCGAGGAGGCAGAGCAAGCCGGCCTGCACGAACACCTGGTGGCCGAGGGGCTCGCGGAGAGGTTCGCTTCGCCGGTTGAAGCCCTGCGATTGTGGCGGGACCTCAAGGAAGACGAATACAACCGGTTCCTGCGCGGCGAGGTGACATTCACCGGCCAGAAGGCCATGCGGACCCGGCGCTTCCTCGTGGCGGCCGGCGTGGCCGACGCAGCAGCGCTGACCGACGAGGCGGCCGCGGCGTGGTTCACGAGCTACGCGGCTCGGAAGAACCGGACCCGGCTGGCGTACGACGATGCCGCACCCGCGCTGGACGCATTGACGGGCCGCTACCGGCTCGGTGTGGTGTCGAACTCGGCACTGGCGCACCAGCGCACGAAACTGGAGGCGATCGGGCTGCTCGGCTACTTCACCGAGCCGCTGATCTGCTCCCAGGAGCACGGCGCCGCCAAACCGGCGGCGAGTATCTTCCTGGCCGGCTGCCAGGCGCTGGGCCTGGACCCCGCCGAGGTGGCTTATGTCGGTGACAACTATGAGACCGACGCTGTCGGGGCGCGCGATGCCGGGTTGCAGGCCATCTGGCTGGACCGCTCGGCCGGTGCCAGTGCCAGTGCCAGTGCTGATTCCGGTGTCCCCAACGCCGGTATCAGGGTAATCACCTCGTTGGCCGAGCTGAAGAGTCTTCCGGATTTCTAA
- a CDS encoding alpha/beta fold hydrolase has translation MSRIEVPTLLIASAVGQEVPPEVSLYLRSAVPRARLAEIPGADHFVFAFRPGLVDLLVESFVMTSGLSEG, from the coding sequence ATGTCGCGGATCGAGGTGCCGACGCTGCTGATCGCGAGCGCCGTCGGGCAGGAGGTACCGCCGGAGGTGTCGCTGTACCTCCGTTCGGCCGTTCCCCGTGCCCGCCTGGCGGAGATCCCGGGGGCGGACCACTTCGTGTTCGCCTTCCGGCCCGGGCTCGTCGATCTGCTCGTCGAGAGTTTCGTGATGACGTCAGGCCTCTCAGAGGGCTGA
- a CDS encoding cytochrome P450, whose amino-acid sequence MTAQPVHVPTIPLEEIPERWRTLRASGPVCHDEALGVWRVSDYDTAAAVLADPKTFSSDLSSLAPTQEDFETFTQGNFVGMDPPEHRRLRTLVSQAFTPRVVEGLAPRIQALVAQLLDAVADQDRFDLVESLAYPLPIIVIAELLGIPAEEHLLFQEWASVLFSGDQLGEAPDAADIERALEAIAPTVREMNGYMLEHIGNRRAHPGDDLTSRLIAAEVDGVGLRDQQMVGFVALLLVAGHVTTTALLGNAIVTFDRNPGTNEALRADPGLLPGAIEEVLRWLPPFPELGRRVARPVVLGGHELPADTMVMTHLGAANRDPSRFGTPDVFDVTRNPNPHLTFGHGIHFCFGAPLARLEARIALRALQERFRTLTIPSYEDVTYQNPAVLLGVRRLPVEVARM is encoded by the coding sequence GTGACTGCCCAACCAGTGCACGTTCCAACGATCCCGTTGGAGGAGATACCCGAGCGTTGGCGCACCCTGCGCGCGTCCGGGCCGGTGTGCCACGACGAGGCTCTGGGTGTCTGGCGTGTTTCGGACTACGACACCGCGGCCGCCGTGCTGGCCGACCCGAAGACTTTCTCCTCGGACCTGTCCTCCCTGGCCCCCACCCAGGAGGACTTCGAGACTTTCACGCAGGGCAACTTCGTCGGCATGGACCCGCCGGAGCATCGCAGGCTCCGCACCCTGGTGAGCCAGGCGTTCACGCCGCGGGTCGTGGAAGGGCTCGCGCCGCGTATCCAGGCGCTGGTCGCGCAGCTGCTGGACGCGGTCGCCGACCAGGACCGGTTCGACCTCGTGGAGTCGCTGGCCTATCCGCTGCCCATCATCGTCATCGCCGAGCTGCTCGGGATCCCCGCCGAGGAACACCTGCTGTTCCAGGAGTGGGCCAGCGTCCTGTTCAGCGGCGACCAGCTCGGTGAGGCGCCGGACGCCGCCGACATCGAGCGGGCCCTGGAGGCGATCGCCCCCACGGTCCGGGAGATGAACGGCTACATGCTGGAGCACATCGGCAACCGCCGTGCCCATCCCGGGGACGACCTGACCAGCCGGCTGATCGCCGCCGAGGTGGACGGCGTCGGGCTGCGGGACCAGCAGATGGTCGGGTTCGTCGCGCTGCTGCTGGTCGCCGGGCACGTCACGACGACCGCGCTGCTGGGCAACGCGATCGTGACCTTCGACCGGAACCCCGGGACGAACGAGGCACTGCGCGCCGATCCGGGCCTGCTGCCCGGCGCGATCGAGGAGGTGCTGCGCTGGCTTCCGCCGTTCCCCGAGCTGGGGCGCCGCGTCGCCCGGCCGGTGGTGCTCGGCGGTCACGAACTGCCGGCGGACACCATGGTCATGACCCACCTGGGGGCCGCCAACCGCGATCCGTCGCGCTTCGGCACGCCGGACGTGTTCGACGTGACCCGCAACCCCAACCCGCACCTGACCTTCGGCCACGGGATCCACTTCTGCTTCGGCGCGCCGCTGGCCCGGCTGGAGGCGCGGATCGCCCTGCGCGCGCTCCAGGAGCGTTTCAGGACCCTGACGATCCCGTCCTACGAGGACGTCACTTATCAGAACCCTGCTGTTCTGCTGGGTGTGCGCCGGCTGCCGGTCGAGGTCGCAAGGATGTAG